In Phyllopteryx taeniolatus isolate TA_2022b chromosome 6, UOR_Ptae_1.2, whole genome shotgun sequence, one genomic interval encodes:
- the LOC133480038 gene encoding S-phase kinase-associated protein 2-like isoform X3 has protein sequence MGKRGNNSKKRRRTSAEGGKGPKRKFPVDKAEDDNAKEDGGVPAWDHLQDELILRIFFLLPLRDLVRTSVACRRWHRLAFDESLWHSVDLHGVINTGLALEQVLKTGVRRLSCPGVHIDNRYLSNMCRLKITEMDLSMTEINTTTLERIIDCCTRLECLSLSGMNISCGTLLLVLSSLHLFVGGNILLQFIFERDAVSLKWLELKICTWRLRALSYNRRLRQLNLSGCHGFSVSALTYMLRSCSRIQHFNMSGCHFLHFNDIMKSIFNNVSSTVTHLDVSGAFCSASLDDLNALVKRCPDIRTLHFNNNWRISIECLPVLSKLKHLVHLSLNGCLGLDVAAITDVRKTFPSLKYLDVMTAENIRKMSSLEKANPGVCINLCPSFVVASPTQRYESVGDLRMWDRTIRLRFTPWPLARI, from the exons ATGGGGAAGAGAGGAAATAACAGCAAGAAACGCCGACGTACATCTGCCGAAGGTGGAAAGGGGCCAAAGAGAAAATTCCCCGTTGACAAAGCGGAAGACGACAATGCAAAAGAGGATggag GCGTTCCAGCATGGGACCACCTTCAAGATGAGCTGATCCTAAGgatcttcttcctcctccctttGCGGGACCTCGTCAGGACATCGGTCGCTTGCAGACGCTGGCATCGTTTGGC GTTTGATGAATCGCTGTGGCACAGTGTGGACTTGCACGGGGTGATCAATACGGGTCTAGCGCTGGAGCAGGTGCTGAAGACGGGTGTGCGCAGGTTAAGCTGCCCTGGCGTGCACATAGACAACAGATACTTAAGCAACATGTG CAGACTGAAGATTACTGAAATGGACCTGTCCATGACCGAAATCAACACAACCACCCTTGAGAGGATCATCGATTGCTGTACTCGTTTGGAGTGTCTCAGTCTGTCTGGCATGAACATCTCCTGTGGAACACTCCTGTTAGTTCTCTCCTCACTGCATCTATTTGTAGGCGGCAACATCTTGCTACAGTTTATATTTGAAAGAGATGCTGTAAGCCTAAAATGGTTGGAACTCAAAATTTGCACATGGCGTCTAAG AGCTCTGTCCTATAATCGGCGCCTACGGCAGCTCAACCTGAGTGGATGCCACGGCTTCTCTGTGTCCGCTCTCACTTACATGCTCCGATCTTGCTCCAG AATACAACATTTTAACATGTCAGGGTGCCACTTCCTCCACTTCAATGACATTATGAAAAGCATATTCAATAATGTGAGCTCCACTGTTACACACCTCGACGTCAGTGGAGCATTTTGCTCCGCCTCACTAGATG ATTTGAATGCCTTGGTGAAGAGATGTCCTGATATTCGCACGCTACATTTCAA TAACAACTGGAGAATTAGCATCGAGTGCTTGCCCGTGCTCTCCAAGCTCAAACATCTGGTGCACCTGTCCCTGAACGGCTGCCTTGGCCTTGACGTTGCCGCCATCAC TGACGTCAGGAAGACATTCCCCTCGCTGAAGTACCTAGATGTGATGACCgctgaaaatatcagaaagaTGTCCTCCTTGGAGAAGGCAAACCCCGGCGTTTGCATCAACCTCTGCCCTTCATTTGTCGTCGCCTCCCCCACGCAGCGATACGAAAGTGTTGGCGACCTCAGGATGTGGGACAGAACAATTCGATTGAGGTTCACACCAtggcctctcgcccgaatatag
- the LOC133480038 gene encoding S-phase kinase-associated protein 2-like isoform X6 codes for MGKRGNNSKKRRRTSAEGGKGPKRKFPVDKAEDDNAKEDGGVPAWDHLQDELILRIFFLLPLRDLVRTSVACRRWHRLAFDESLWHSVDLHGVINTGLALEQVLKTGVRRLSCPGVHIDNRYLSNMCRLKITEMDLSMTEINTTTLERIIDCCTRLECLSLSGMNISCGTLLALSYNRRLRQLNLSGCHGFSVSALTYMLRSCSRIQHFNMSGCHFLHFNDIMKSIFNNVSSTVTHLDVSGAFCSASLDDLNALVKRCPDIRTLHFNNNWRISIECLPVLSKLKHLVHLSLNGCLGLDVAAITDVRKTFPSLKYLDVMTAENIRKMSSLEKANPGVCINLCPSFVVASPTQRYESVGDLRMWDRTIRLRFTPWPLARI; via the exons ATGGGGAAGAGAGGAAATAACAGCAAGAAACGCCGACGTACATCTGCCGAAGGTGGAAAGGGGCCAAAGAGAAAATTCCCCGTTGACAAAGCGGAAGACGACAATGCAAAAGAGGATggag GCGTTCCAGCATGGGACCACCTTCAAGATGAGCTGATCCTAAGgatcttcttcctcctccctttGCGGGACCTCGTCAGGACATCGGTCGCTTGCAGACGCTGGCATCGTTTGGC GTTTGATGAATCGCTGTGGCACAGTGTGGACTTGCACGGGGTGATCAATACGGGTCTAGCGCTGGAGCAGGTGCTGAAGACGGGTGTGCGCAGGTTAAGCTGCCCTGGCGTGCACATAGACAACAGATACTTAAGCAACATGTG CAGACTGAAGATTACTGAAATGGACCTGTCCATGACCGAAATCAACACAACCACCCTTGAGAGGATCATCGATTGCTGTACTCGTTTGGAGTGTCTCAGTCTGTCTGGCATGAACATCTCCTGTGGAACACTCCT AGCTCTGTCCTATAATCGGCGCCTACGGCAGCTCAACCTGAGTGGATGCCACGGCTTCTCTGTGTCCGCTCTCACTTACATGCTCCGATCTTGCTCCAG AATACAACATTTTAACATGTCAGGGTGCCACTTCCTCCACTTCAATGACATTATGAAAAGCATATTCAATAATGTGAGCTCCACTGTTACACACCTCGACGTCAGTGGAGCATTTTGCTCCGCCTCACTAGATG ATTTGAATGCCTTGGTGAAGAGATGTCCTGATATTCGCACGCTACATTTCAA TAACAACTGGAGAATTAGCATCGAGTGCTTGCCCGTGCTCTCCAAGCTCAAACATCTGGTGCACCTGTCCCTGAACGGCTGCCTTGGCCTTGACGTTGCCGCCATCAC TGACGTCAGGAAGACATTCCCCTCGCTGAAGTACCTAGATGTGATGACCgctgaaaatatcagaaagaTGTCCTCCTTGGAGAAGGCAAACCCCGGCGTTTGCATCAACCTCTGCCCTTCATTTGTCGTCGCCTCCCCCACGCAGCGATACGAAAGTGTTGGCGACCTCAGGATGTGGGACAGAACAATTCGATTGAGGTTCACACCAtggcctctcgcccgaatatag
- the LOC133480038 gene encoding S-phase kinase-associated protein 2-like isoform X9 gives MGKRGNNSKKRRRTSAEGGKGPKRKFPVDKAEDDNAKEDGGVPAWDHLQDELILRIFFLLPLRDLVRTSVACRRWHRLAFDESLWHSVDLHGVINTGLALEQVLKTGVRRLSCPGVHIDNRYLSNMCRLKITEMDLSMTEINTTTLERIIDCCTRLECLSLSGMNISCGTLLIQHFNMSGCHFLHFNDIMKSIFNNVSSTVTHLDVSGAFCSASLDDLNALVKRCPDIRTLHFNNNWRISIECLPVLSKLKHLVHLSLNGCLGLDVAAITDVRKTFPSLKYLDVMTAENIRKMSSLEKANPGVCINLCPSFVVASPTQRYESVGDLRMWDRTIRLRFTPWPLARI, from the exons ATGGGGAAGAGAGGAAATAACAGCAAGAAACGCCGACGTACATCTGCCGAAGGTGGAAAGGGGCCAAAGAGAAAATTCCCCGTTGACAAAGCGGAAGACGACAATGCAAAAGAGGATggag GCGTTCCAGCATGGGACCACCTTCAAGATGAGCTGATCCTAAGgatcttcttcctcctccctttGCGGGACCTCGTCAGGACATCGGTCGCTTGCAGACGCTGGCATCGTTTGGC GTTTGATGAATCGCTGTGGCACAGTGTGGACTTGCACGGGGTGATCAATACGGGTCTAGCGCTGGAGCAGGTGCTGAAGACGGGTGTGCGCAGGTTAAGCTGCCCTGGCGTGCACATAGACAACAGATACTTAAGCAACATGTG CAGACTGAAGATTACTGAAATGGACCTGTCCATGACCGAAATCAACACAACCACCCTTGAGAGGATCATCGATTGCTGTACTCGTTTGGAGTGTCTCAGTCTGTCTGGCATGAACATCTCCTGTGGAACACTCCT AATACAACATTTTAACATGTCAGGGTGCCACTTCCTCCACTTCAATGACATTATGAAAAGCATATTCAATAATGTGAGCTCCACTGTTACACACCTCGACGTCAGTGGAGCATTTTGCTCCGCCTCACTAGATG ATTTGAATGCCTTGGTGAAGAGATGTCCTGATATTCGCACGCTACATTTCAA TAACAACTGGAGAATTAGCATCGAGTGCTTGCCCGTGCTCTCCAAGCTCAAACATCTGGTGCACCTGTCCCTGAACGGCTGCCTTGGCCTTGACGTTGCCGCCATCAC TGACGTCAGGAAGACATTCCCCTCGCTGAAGTACCTAGATGTGATGACCgctgaaaatatcagaaagaTGTCCTCCTTGGAGAAGGCAAACCCCGGCGTTTGCATCAACCTCTGCCCTTCATTTGTCGTCGCCTCCCCCACGCAGCGATACGAAAGTGTTGGCGACCTCAGGATGTGGGACAGAACAATTCGATTGAGGTTCACACCAtggcctctcgcccgaatatag
- the LOC133480038 gene encoding S-phase kinase-associated protein 2-like isoform X5 yields the protein MGKRGNNSKKRRRTSAEGGKGPKRKFPVDKAEDDNAKEDGGVPAWDHLQDELILRIFFLLPLRDLVRTSVACRRWHRLAFDESLWHSVDLHGVINTGLALEQVLKTGVRRLSCPGVHIDNRYLSNMCRLKITEMDLSMTEINTTTLERIIDCCTRLECLSLSGMNISCGTLLALSYNRRLRQLNLSGCHGFSVSALTYMLRSCSRSLLRPALHRPSAASTSLPFLSPSCRIQHFNMSGCHFLHFNDIMKSIFNNVSSTVTHLDVSGAFCSASLDDLNALVKRCPDIRTLHFNNNWRISIECLPVLSKLKHLVHLSLNGCLGLDVAAITDVRKTFPSLKYLDVMTAENIRKMSSLEKANPGVCINLCPSFVVASPTQRYESVGDLRMWDRTIRLRFTPWPLARI from the exons ATGGGGAAGAGAGGAAATAACAGCAAGAAACGCCGACGTACATCTGCCGAAGGTGGAAAGGGGCCAAAGAGAAAATTCCCCGTTGACAAAGCGGAAGACGACAATGCAAAAGAGGATggag GCGTTCCAGCATGGGACCACCTTCAAGATGAGCTGATCCTAAGgatcttcttcctcctccctttGCGGGACCTCGTCAGGACATCGGTCGCTTGCAGACGCTGGCATCGTTTGGC GTTTGATGAATCGCTGTGGCACAGTGTGGACTTGCACGGGGTGATCAATACGGGTCTAGCGCTGGAGCAGGTGCTGAAGACGGGTGTGCGCAGGTTAAGCTGCCCTGGCGTGCACATAGACAACAGATACTTAAGCAACATGTG CAGACTGAAGATTACTGAAATGGACCTGTCCATGACCGAAATCAACACAACCACCCTTGAGAGGATCATCGATTGCTGTACTCGTTTGGAGTGTCTCAGTCTGTCTGGCATGAACATCTCCTGTGGAACACTCCT AGCTCTGTCCTATAATCGGCGCCTACGGCAGCTCAACCTGAGTGGATGCCACGGCTTCTCTGTGTCCGCTCTCACTTACATGCTCCGATCTTGCTCCAGGTCCCTTCTTCGTCCGGCTCTCCACCGACCTTCCGCCGCAAGCACATCATTACCTTTTTTGTCACCTTCCTGCAGAATACAACATTTTAACATGTCAGGGTGCCACTTCCTCCACTTCAATGACATTATGAAAAGCATATTCAATAATGTGAGCTCCACTGTTACACACCTCGACGTCAGTGGAGCATTTTGCTCCGCCTCACTAGATG ATTTGAATGCCTTGGTGAAGAGATGTCCTGATATTCGCACGCTACATTTCAA TAACAACTGGAGAATTAGCATCGAGTGCTTGCCCGTGCTCTCCAAGCTCAAACATCTGGTGCACCTGTCCCTGAACGGCTGCCTTGGCCTTGACGTTGCCGCCATCAC TGACGTCAGGAAGACATTCCCCTCGCTGAAGTACCTAGATGTGATGACCgctgaaaatatcagaaagaTGTCCTCCTTGGAGAAGGCAAACCCCGGCGTTTGCATCAACCTCTGCCCTTCATTTGTCGTCGCCTCCCCCACGCAGCGATACGAAAGTGTTGGCGACCTCAGGATGTGGGACAGAACAATTCGATTGAGGTTCACACCAtggcctctcgcccgaatatag
- the LOC133480038 gene encoding S-phase kinase-associated protein 2-like isoform X7, which translates to MGKRGNNSKKRRRTSAEGGKGPKRKFPVDKAEDDNAKEDGGVPAWDHLQDELILRIFFLLPLRDLVRTSVACRRWHRLAFDESLWHSVDLHGVINTGLALEQVLKTGVRRLSCPGVHIDNRYLSNMCRLKITEMDLSMTEINTTTLERIIDCCTRLECLSLSGMNISCGTLLSLLRPALHRPSAASTSLPFLSPSCRIQHFNMSGCHFLHFNDIMKSIFNNVSSTVTHLDVSGAFCSASLDDLNALVKRCPDIRTLHFNNNWRISIECLPVLSKLKHLVHLSLNGCLGLDVAAITDVRKTFPSLKYLDVMTAENIRKMSSLEKANPGVCINLCPSFVVASPTQRYESVGDLRMWDRTIRLRFTPWPLARI; encoded by the exons ATGGGGAAGAGAGGAAATAACAGCAAGAAACGCCGACGTACATCTGCCGAAGGTGGAAAGGGGCCAAAGAGAAAATTCCCCGTTGACAAAGCGGAAGACGACAATGCAAAAGAGGATggag GCGTTCCAGCATGGGACCACCTTCAAGATGAGCTGATCCTAAGgatcttcttcctcctccctttGCGGGACCTCGTCAGGACATCGGTCGCTTGCAGACGCTGGCATCGTTTGGC GTTTGATGAATCGCTGTGGCACAGTGTGGACTTGCACGGGGTGATCAATACGGGTCTAGCGCTGGAGCAGGTGCTGAAGACGGGTGTGCGCAGGTTAAGCTGCCCTGGCGTGCACATAGACAACAGATACTTAAGCAACATGTG CAGACTGAAGATTACTGAAATGGACCTGTCCATGACCGAAATCAACACAACCACCCTTGAGAGGATCATCGATTGCTGTACTCGTTTGGAGTGTCTCAGTCTGTCTGGCATGAACATCTCCTGTGGAACACTCCT GTCCCTTCTTCGTCCGGCTCTCCACCGACCTTCCGCCGCAAGCACATCATTACCTTTTTTGTCACCTTCCTGCAGAATACAACATTTTAACATGTCAGGGTGCCACTTCCTCCACTTCAATGACATTATGAAAAGCATATTCAATAATGTGAGCTCCACTGTTACACACCTCGACGTCAGTGGAGCATTTTGCTCCGCCTCACTAGATG ATTTGAATGCCTTGGTGAAGAGATGTCCTGATATTCGCACGCTACATTTCAA TAACAACTGGAGAATTAGCATCGAGTGCTTGCCCGTGCTCTCCAAGCTCAAACATCTGGTGCACCTGTCCCTGAACGGCTGCCTTGGCCTTGACGTTGCCGCCATCAC TGACGTCAGGAAGACATTCCCCTCGCTGAAGTACCTAGATGTGATGACCgctgaaaatatcagaaagaTGTCCTCCTTGGAGAAGGCAAACCCCGGCGTTTGCATCAACCTCTGCCCTTCATTTGTCGTCGCCTCCCCCACGCAGCGATACGAAAGTGTTGGCGACCTCAGGATGTGGGACAGAACAATTCGATTGAGGTTCACACCAtggcctctcgcccgaatatag
- the LOC133480038 gene encoding S-phase kinase-associated protein 2-like isoform X4: MGKRGNNSKKRRRTSAEGGKGPKRKFPVDKAEDDNAKEDGGVPAWDHLQDELILRIFFLLPLRDLVRTSVACRRWHRLAFDESLWHSVDLHGVINTGLALEQVLKTGVRRLSCPGVHIDNRYLSNMCRLKITEMDLSMTEINTTTLERIIDCCTRLECLSLSGMNISCGTLLLVLSSLHLFVGGNILLQFIFERDAVSLKWLELKICTWRLRSLLRPALHRPSAASTSLPFLSPSCRIQHFNMSGCHFLHFNDIMKSIFNNVSSTVTHLDVSGAFCSASLDDLNALVKRCPDIRTLHFNNNWRISIECLPVLSKLKHLVHLSLNGCLGLDVAAITDVRKTFPSLKYLDVMTAENIRKMSSLEKANPGVCINLCPSFVVASPTQRYESVGDLRMWDRTIRLRFTPWPLARI; this comes from the exons ATGGGGAAGAGAGGAAATAACAGCAAGAAACGCCGACGTACATCTGCCGAAGGTGGAAAGGGGCCAAAGAGAAAATTCCCCGTTGACAAAGCGGAAGACGACAATGCAAAAGAGGATggag GCGTTCCAGCATGGGACCACCTTCAAGATGAGCTGATCCTAAGgatcttcttcctcctccctttGCGGGACCTCGTCAGGACATCGGTCGCTTGCAGACGCTGGCATCGTTTGGC GTTTGATGAATCGCTGTGGCACAGTGTGGACTTGCACGGGGTGATCAATACGGGTCTAGCGCTGGAGCAGGTGCTGAAGACGGGTGTGCGCAGGTTAAGCTGCCCTGGCGTGCACATAGACAACAGATACTTAAGCAACATGTG CAGACTGAAGATTACTGAAATGGACCTGTCCATGACCGAAATCAACACAACCACCCTTGAGAGGATCATCGATTGCTGTACTCGTTTGGAGTGTCTCAGTCTGTCTGGCATGAACATCTCCTGTGGAACACTCCTGTTAGTTCTCTCCTCACTGCATCTATTTGTAGGCGGCAACATCTTGCTACAGTTTATATTTGAAAGAGATGCTGTAAGCCTAAAATGGTTGGAACTCAAAATTTGCACATGGCGTCTAAG GTCCCTTCTTCGTCCGGCTCTCCACCGACCTTCCGCCGCAAGCACATCATTACCTTTTTTGTCACCTTCCTGCAGAATACAACATTTTAACATGTCAGGGTGCCACTTCCTCCACTTCAATGACATTATGAAAAGCATATTCAATAATGTGAGCTCCACTGTTACACACCTCGACGTCAGTGGAGCATTTTGCTCCGCCTCACTAGATG ATTTGAATGCCTTGGTGAAGAGATGTCCTGATATTCGCACGCTACATTTCAA TAACAACTGGAGAATTAGCATCGAGTGCTTGCCCGTGCTCTCCAAGCTCAAACATCTGGTGCACCTGTCCCTGAACGGCTGCCTTGGCCTTGACGTTGCCGCCATCAC TGACGTCAGGAAGACATTCCCCTCGCTGAAGTACCTAGATGTGATGACCgctgaaaatatcagaaagaTGTCCTCCTTGGAGAAGGCAAACCCCGGCGTTTGCATCAACCTCTGCCCTTCATTTGTCGTCGCCTCCCCCACGCAGCGATACGAAAGTGTTGGCGACCTCAGGATGTGGGACAGAACAATTCGATTGAGGTTCACACCAtggcctctcgcccgaatatag
- the LOC133480038 gene encoding S-phase kinase-associated protein 2-like isoform X8, with protein MGKRGNNSKKRRRTSAEGGKGPKRKFPVDKAEDDNAKEDGGVPAWDHLQDELILRIFFLLPLRDLVRTSVACRRWHRLAFDESLWHSVDLHGVINTGLALEQVLKTGVRRLSCPGVHIDNRYLSNMCRLKITEMDLSMTEINTTTLERIIDCCTRLECLSLSGMNISCGTLLLVLSSLHLFVGGNILLQFIFERDAVSLKWLELKICTWRLRALSYNRRLRQLNLSGCHGFSVSALTYMLRSCSRSLLRPALHRPSAASTSLPFLSPSCRIQHFNMSGCHFLHFNDIMKSIFNNVSSTVTHLDVSGAFCSASLDDLNALVKRCPDIRTLHFKVAGVLEPIPPVIGQEAGYTLNWLPANRRAHRN; from the exons ATGGGGAAGAGAGGAAATAACAGCAAGAAACGCCGACGTACATCTGCCGAAGGTGGAAAGGGGCCAAAGAGAAAATTCCCCGTTGACAAAGCGGAAGACGACAATGCAAAAGAGGATggag GCGTTCCAGCATGGGACCACCTTCAAGATGAGCTGATCCTAAGgatcttcttcctcctccctttGCGGGACCTCGTCAGGACATCGGTCGCTTGCAGACGCTGGCATCGTTTGGC GTTTGATGAATCGCTGTGGCACAGTGTGGACTTGCACGGGGTGATCAATACGGGTCTAGCGCTGGAGCAGGTGCTGAAGACGGGTGTGCGCAGGTTAAGCTGCCCTGGCGTGCACATAGACAACAGATACTTAAGCAACATGTG CAGACTGAAGATTACTGAAATGGACCTGTCCATGACCGAAATCAACACAACCACCCTTGAGAGGATCATCGATTGCTGTACTCGTTTGGAGTGTCTCAGTCTGTCTGGCATGAACATCTCCTGTGGAACACTCCTGTTAGTTCTCTCCTCACTGCATCTATTTGTAGGCGGCAACATCTTGCTACAGTTTATATTTGAAAGAGATGCTGTAAGCCTAAAATGGTTGGAACTCAAAATTTGCACATGGCGTCTAAG AGCTCTGTCCTATAATCGGCGCCTACGGCAGCTCAACCTGAGTGGATGCCACGGCTTCTCTGTGTCCGCTCTCACTTACATGCTCCGATCTTGCTCCAGGTCCCTTCTTCGTCCGGCTCTCCACCGACCTTCCGCCGCAAGCACATCATTACCTTTTTTGTCACCTTCCTGCAGAATACAACATTTTAACATGTCAGGGTGCCACTTCCTCCACTTCAATGACATTATGAAAAGCATATTCAATAATGTGAGCTCCACTGTTACACACCTCGACGTCAGTGGAGCATTTTGCTCCGCCTCACTAGATG ATTTGAATGCCTTGGTGAAGAGATGTCCTGATATTCGCACGCTACATTTCAA ggtcgcgggcgtgctggagcctatcccacctgtcatcgggcaagaggcggggtacaccctgaactggttgccagccaatcgcagggcacatagaaactaa
- the LOC133480038 gene encoding S-phase kinase-associated protein 2-like isoform X1, translated as MGKRGNNSKKRRRTSAEGGKGPKRKFPVDKAEDDNAKEDGGVPAWDHLQDELILRIFFLLPLRDLVRTSVACRRWHRLAFDESLWHSVDLHGVINTGLALEQVLKTGVRRLSCPGVHIDNRYLSNMCRLKITEMDLSMTEINTTTLERIIDCCTRLECLSLSGMNISCGTLLLVLSSLHLFVGGNILLQFIFERDAVSLKWLELKICTWRLRALSYNRRLRQLNLSGCHGFSVSALTYMLRSCSRSLLRPALHRPSAASTSLPFLSPSCRIQHFNMSGCHFLHFNDIMKSIFNNVSSTVTHLDVSGAFCSASLDDLNALVKRCPDIRTLHFNNNWRISIECLPVLSKLKHLVHLSLNGCLGLDVAAITDVRKTFPSLKYLDVMTAENIRKMSSLEKANPGVCINLCPSFVVASPTQRYESVGDLRMWDRTIRLRFTPWPLARI; from the exons ATGGGGAAGAGAGGAAATAACAGCAAGAAACGCCGACGTACATCTGCCGAAGGTGGAAAGGGGCCAAAGAGAAAATTCCCCGTTGACAAAGCGGAAGACGACAATGCAAAAGAGGATggag GCGTTCCAGCATGGGACCACCTTCAAGATGAGCTGATCCTAAGgatcttcttcctcctccctttGCGGGACCTCGTCAGGACATCGGTCGCTTGCAGACGCTGGCATCGTTTGGC GTTTGATGAATCGCTGTGGCACAGTGTGGACTTGCACGGGGTGATCAATACGGGTCTAGCGCTGGAGCAGGTGCTGAAGACGGGTGTGCGCAGGTTAAGCTGCCCTGGCGTGCACATAGACAACAGATACTTAAGCAACATGTG CAGACTGAAGATTACTGAAATGGACCTGTCCATGACCGAAATCAACACAACCACCCTTGAGAGGATCATCGATTGCTGTACTCGTTTGGAGTGTCTCAGTCTGTCTGGCATGAACATCTCCTGTGGAACACTCCTGTTAGTTCTCTCCTCACTGCATCTATTTGTAGGCGGCAACATCTTGCTACAGTTTATATTTGAAAGAGATGCTGTAAGCCTAAAATGGTTGGAACTCAAAATTTGCACATGGCGTCTAAG AGCTCTGTCCTATAATCGGCGCCTACGGCAGCTCAACCTGAGTGGATGCCACGGCTTCTCTGTGTCCGCTCTCACTTACATGCTCCGATCTTGCTCCAGGTCCCTTCTTCGTCCGGCTCTCCACCGACCTTCCGCCGCAAGCACATCATTACCTTTTTTGTCACCTTCCTGCAGAATACAACATTTTAACATGTCAGGGTGCCACTTCCTCCACTTCAATGACATTATGAAAAGCATATTCAATAATGTGAGCTCCACTGTTACACACCTCGACGTCAGTGGAGCATTTTGCTCCGCCTCACTAGATG ATTTGAATGCCTTGGTGAAGAGATGTCCTGATATTCGCACGCTACATTTCAA TAACAACTGGAGAATTAGCATCGAGTGCTTGCCCGTGCTCTCCAAGCTCAAACATCTGGTGCACCTGTCCCTGAACGGCTGCCTTGGCCTTGACGTTGCCGCCATCAC TGACGTCAGGAAGACATTCCCCTCGCTGAAGTACCTAGATGTGATGACCgctgaaaatatcagaaagaTGTCCTCCTTGGAGAAGGCAAACCCCGGCGTTTGCATCAACCTCTGCCCTTCATTTGTCGTCGCCTCCCCCACGCAGCGATACGAAAGTGTTGGCGACCTCAGGATGTGGGACAGAACAATTCGATTGAGGTTCACACCAtggcctctcgcccgaatatag